A part of Streptomyces sp. DSM 40750 genomic DNA contains:
- a CDS encoding ferrochelatase encodes MPHAHDATPYDALLLLSFGGPEGPDDVVPFLENVTRGRGIPKERLKEVGRHYFLFGGVSPINDQNRALLDALRKDFAEHGLDLPVYWGNRNWAPYLTDTLREMVADGRRRILVLATSAYASYSGCRQYRENLADSLAVLEAEGLELPGIDKIRHYFNHPGFLEPMIDGVVESLADLPEDARAGAHIAFCTHSVPTASADTSGPVEGHGDGGAYVAEHLDVAKLIADAVRERTGVEHPWQLVYQSRSGAPHIPWLEPDICDHLEELHGSGVPAVVMAPIGFVSDHMEVLYDLDTEAMAKGEELGLPVRRSATVGADPRFAAAIRDLVLERAATERGQDATPCALGALGAGHNLCPVGCCPARAPQPAAAGADSPYV; translated from the coding sequence ATGCCACACGCGCACGACGCCACCCCCTACGACGCCCTGCTCCTGCTCTCGTTCGGCGGCCCGGAGGGCCCGGACGACGTGGTCCCGTTCCTGGAGAACGTGACGCGGGGGCGCGGCATCCCCAAGGAACGCCTCAAGGAAGTAGGCCGGCACTACTTCCTGTTCGGCGGGGTCAGCCCCATCAACGACCAGAACCGCGCCCTGCTCGACGCCCTCCGCAAGGACTTCGCCGAGCACGGCCTGGACCTGCCGGTCTACTGGGGCAACCGCAACTGGGCGCCCTATCTGACCGACACCCTGCGCGAGATGGTCGCCGACGGCCGCCGCCGCATCCTGGTCCTCGCCACCAGCGCGTACGCCTCCTACTCGGGCTGCCGCCAGTACCGCGAGAACCTCGCCGACTCGCTCGCCGTCCTGGAGGCCGAGGGCCTGGAGCTGCCGGGGATCGACAAGATCCGGCACTACTTCAACCACCCGGGCTTCCTGGAGCCCATGATCGACGGCGTCGTGGAATCCCTCGCCGACCTCCCCGAGGACGCCCGCGCCGGCGCGCACATCGCCTTCTGCACGCACTCCGTCCCGACCGCCTCCGCGGACACCTCCGGCCCGGTCGAGGGCCACGGGGACGGCGGCGCGTACGTCGCGGAGCACCTGGACGTCGCGAAGCTCATCGCCGACGCCGTGCGCGAGCGGACCGGCGTCGAGCACCCCTGGCAGCTCGTCTACCAGTCCCGCTCCGGCGCCCCGCACATCCCGTGGCTGGAGCCGGACATCTGCGACCACCTGGAGGAGCTGCACGGCTCCGGGGTCCCGGCCGTCGTGATGGCGCCCATCGGGTTCGTCTCGGACCACATGGAGGTCCTGTACGACCTCGACACCGAGGCCATGGCCAAGGGCGAGGAGCTGGGCCTGCCGGTCCGCCGCTCGGCCACCGTGGGCGCCGACCCGCGGTTCGCCGCCGCGATCCGCGACCTGGTCCTGGAGCGCGCCGCGACCGAGCGGGGTCAGGACGCGACCCCCTGCGCCCTCGGCGCGCTCGGTGCCGGCCACAACCTTTGCCCGGTCGGCTGCTGCCCGGCCCGTGCCCCGCAGCCCGCCGCCGCCGGCGCCGACAGCCCGTACGTGTGA